A stretch of the Chelonoidis abingdonii isolate Lonesome George chromosome 11, CheloAbing_2.0, whole genome shotgun sequence genome encodes the following:
- the LOC142047483 gene encoding vitelline membrane outer layer protein 1-like: MKVLCAGRRPPPNGQAGIKHFSHDGASTPEPIRPEGPQTPDASLRKPCVACCAPRAVAGAEGTNVVPAAPPGAFTTRSSFVPNRPARGPPALTLSSGNVPGEDNTGLNGIRLHCSDGTTIQSSMGAWGWWQRARYCPRGYLRAFSLGVQPRQDARDDVAATSLRVACSDGELLAGDAGDREGPWNHPCLSGSVCGLQTRVEEPRGQREDSTALNDIRFFCCPP; this comes from the exons ATGAAGGTCCTGTGTGCTGGCAGGCGGCCCCCGCCGAATGGACAAGCCGGGATAAAGCACTTTTCCCATGATGGGGCATCAACCCCAGAGCCCATCCGTCCGGAAGGGCCACAGACGCCTGATGCGAGTCTGCGGAAGCCCTGCGTTGCCTGCTGTGCGCCGAGGGCCGTAGCAGGGGCCGAGGGCACCAACGTGGTGCCCGCCGCTCCGCCGGGCGCCTTTACAACCAGGTCATCGTTTGTGCCAAACAGGCCCGCACGTGGTCCGCCGGCACTTACCTTAAGTTCG GGCAACGTGCCAGGGGAGGACAACACGGGGCTGAATGGGATCCGTCTGCATTGTTCTGACGGCACCACCATCCAGTCCAGCATGGGAGC GTGGGGCTGGTGGCAGAGGGCCCGGTACTGCCCCCGGGGCTACCTTCGTGCCTTCTCGCTGGGGGTGCAGCCGCGGCAGGACGCCAGGGACGACGTGGCCGCCACCAGCCTGCGCGTGGCCTGCTCCGACGGGGAGCTGCTGGCCGGCGACGCCGGGGACCGGGAGGGGCCCTGGAACCACCCCTGCCTCTCCGGCTCCGTCTGCGGCCTCCAGACCCGGGTGGAGGAGCCGAGGGGCCAGCGAGAGGACAGCACGGCCCTCAATGACATCCGTTTCTTTTGCTGCCCACCCTAg
- the GLTPD2 gene encoding LOW QUALITY PROTEIN: glycolipid transfer protein domain-containing protein 2 (The sequence of the model RefSeq protein was modified relative to this genomic sequence to represent the inferred CDS: inserted 6 bases in 6 codons; substituted 1 base at 1 genomic stop codon), whose amino-acid sequence MDEWMDGGTGGALAGPPRLTQTSPSHVVDEKIPRLHCQMSGSDITTHVLSWYHQPPDQGPVFLLSHRAGDSKPAYGVGISERFIASLERDSNTFSLTIGNVKPADAGTYFCAVWYANQYLFGEGTRLILGGDPREKRRPQVALLGPAPAPSPAFLCLAWGFSPEPIRVRWQVDGQEPGPGEGVAAGRGPGWGWVASLLPLPPQAWLEGARVTCRVEHETQTQQKQRRGEGGRRTANVSSWARQGRQGCGPGRVGWAPAVPRVLLPAVAFLVLLFLSGLRLPEVQLSACIRGGXPCGWLGGTRGDGSPEQDGKPPHLSLMSGSHLPLPKHGTPPPPRVPRCLGQGFQISRLLAAFRXCVTPEEEILLQEYLAXWKELIKXTDRHSGAAFGILARETQMKIGNPEGHRSGSHAPHYRTLQAMVALRAAAGLGGLRVLPPDQPPSGSRTLLRLHRALKWLELFLGKLGRSGXRENPSQLCAEAYEAALARXHSWWVQQAAGLAFLALPSRRRLYGLVCAKGRREARXVLLEAVGTIAGVYNVTQQLYATRGLLELP is encoded by the exons atggatgaatggatggatggggggACGGGGG GGGCCCTAGCTGGGCCGCCCCGGCTGACCCAGACGTCTCCATCCCACGTGGTGGATGAGAAGATCCCGCGGCTCCACTGCCAGATGTCAGGGAGCGACATCACCACCCACGTCCTGTCCTGGTACCACCAGCCCCCCGATCAGGGCCCCGTCTTCCTGCTGAGCCACCGGGCCGGGGACAGCAAGCCCGCATACGGGGTCGGCATCTCGGAGCGCTTCATCGCCAGCCTGGAGCGCGACAGCAACACCTTCAGCCTCACCATCGGCAACGTCAAACCCGCCGATGCCGGCACCTACTTCTGCGCCGTCTGGTATGCCAACCAGTACCTCTTCGGAGAGGGCACCCGCCTCATCCTGGGAG GTGACCCCAGGGAGAAGCGCCGGCCGCAGGTGGCCCTGTTGGGCCCGGCTCCGGCGCCCAGCCCGGCCTTCCTGTGCCTGGCCTGGGGGTTCTCCCCGGAGCCGATCCGGGTGCGCTGGCAGGTGGACGGGCAGGAGCCGGGCCCCGGGGAAGGCGTCGCCGCCGGCAGAGGGCCGGGATGGGGCTGGGTGGCCAGCCTGCTTCCGCTCCCTCCCCAGGCCTGGCTGGAGGGGGCCCGCGTGACCTGCCGGGTTGAACACGAGACCCAGACCCAGCAGAAGCAGCGGCGAGGTGAAGGGGGCCGGCGGACCGCCAATG tgagcagctgggccaggcagggCAGGCAAGGCTGTGGGCCGGGGCGTGTGGGATGGGCCCCGGCGGTGCCGCGTGTCCTGCTCCCTGCGGTGGCCTtcctcgtcctcctcttcctctccggGCTCCGGCTCC CAGAGGTGCAGCTCTCGGCCTGCATTCGGGGCG GGCCCTGCGGCTGGCTTGGGGGCACGAGGGGCGATGGTTCCCCTGAACAGGATGGGAAG CCGCCCCATCTCTCCCTGATGAGCGGCTCCCACCTGCCCCTTCCCAAGCATGGGACCCCCCCTCCGCCCCGAGTCCCCCGCTGCCTGGGCCAAGGCTTCCAGATCAGCCGCCTCCTGGCAGCCTTCA CCTGCGTGACTCCAGAGGAAGAAATCTTGCTGCAGGAGTATCTGG GGTGGAAAGAACTGATCAAGTGA ACTGATAGACACTCTGGGGCCGCGTTCGGGATCCTGGCCCGGGAGACGCAGATGAAGATTGGAAATCCTGAGGGGCACCGCTCGGGCAGCCACGCCCCTCACTACCGCACCCTGCAGGCCATGGTGGCCCTTCGAGCTGCGGCGGGGCTGGGTGGGCTCCGGGTGCTGCCCCCGGACCAGCCCCCCTCGGGGAGCCGGACCCTGCTGCGCCTCCATCGGGCCCTCAAGTGGCTGGAGCTGTTTCTGGGGAAGCTGGGCCGCAGTG GCAGAGAGAACCCCTCCCAGCTGTGCGCCGAGGCCTACGAGGCAGCCCTGGCCC TACACAGCTGGTGGGTGCAGCAGGCGGCAGGGCTGGCTTTCCTGGCCCTGCCCTCGCGCCGGAGGCTGTACGGGCTCGTCTGCGCCAAGGGGAGACGGGAGGCCA CCGTGCTGCTGGAGGCCGTCGGCACCATAGCTGGGGTGTATAACGTCACTCAGCAGCTGTACGCCACCCGGGGCCTGTTGGAGCTGCCCTGA
- the PSMB6 gene encoding proteasome subunit beta type-6 yields the protein MAALAVSGLRRDRPLTRFLPRSIELDEPPLVHTAASLFKEMCYRYREDLMAGIIVAGWDRRKGGQVFAVPMGGMMVRQPFSVGGSGSSYIYGFVDASYKPGMSREECLSFTANALALAMERDGSSGGVIRLAAITEQGVERQVVLGNQLPRFSSP from the exons ATGGCGGCGCTGGCGGTGTCCGGGCTCCGG CGGGACAGGCCCCTGACCCGTTTCCTGCCCCGCAGCATCGAGCTGGACGAGCCGCCCCTGGTGCACACGGCCGCCAGCCTCTTCAAGGAGATGTGTTACCGCTACCGCGAGGACCTCATGGCTGGCATCATCGTCGCCGGCTGGGACAGGCGCAAGGGGGGGCAG GTGTTCGCGGTGCCCATGGGCGGGATGATGGTTCGCCAGCCCTTCTCGGTGGGCGGCTCGGGCAGCTCCTACATCTACGGCTTCGTCGACGCCTCCTACAAGCCGGGCATGAGTCGGGAGGAGTGTCTGAGCTTCACGGCCAATG CGCTGGCGCTGGCCATGGAGCGGGACGGCTCCAGCGGTGGGGTGATCCGGCTGGCCGCCATCACGGAGCAGGGCGTGGAGCGCCAGGTCGTCCTGGGCAACCAGCTGCCGCGCTTCTCCTCCCCCTGA